From Oncorhynchus mykiss isolate Arlee chromosome 6, USDA_OmykA_1.1, whole genome shotgun sequence, the proteins below share one genomic window:
- the mindy2 gene encoding ubiquitin carboxyl-terminal hydrolase MINDY-2 isoform X2, giving the protein MEKNANLHRDVGGSTLCATIAGEMGDIKTVGGMKGATDTCKNSERSLSTLVSCTTSSSSAPSTASNDISSVEKLDMAEMIESLPVQEKNIQPSGWSETLSSGSGDNLSNGMGYGTQLATGNNEGATSKLVNNKTDGEPSSMGVRITDGEAELLGRESVEPAKLAKPTHLCSDKTNTGNVKCGVAIDKTICEGLQSGSDPCIAAESRSADSLESFSNLNSCPSFDLNSEGLEDRGLAITLQSEYGADGTKIPCTKDRGAGQSIYHIKWIKWKEENTPIITQNENGPCPLLAIMNVLLLAWKVKMPPMMEIITAEQLMEYLGDYILDAKPKEISEAQRLNYEQNMSDAMAVLHKLQTGLDVNVKFTGVRVFEYTPECIVFDLLDIPLYHGWLVDLQMGDTVKAVGNCSYNQLVEKIISCKQSDSSELAGEGFVAEQFLHSTATQLTYHGLCELTSTVQEGELCVFFRNNHFSTMIKFKGQLYLLVTDQGFLTEEKVVWESLHNVDGDGNFCDSEFRLRPPSDPETVYRGQQDQIDQDYLMALSLQQEQQSQDLQWEQLPEGISDLELAKKLQEEEDRRASQYYQEQEQAAAAQAQPAEGSDEADRAEAASSSATAAAGAIPSPGKQPSAGERKPKKEPKDKDKCVLL; this is encoded by the exons ATGGAGAAAAATGCAAACCTGCATCGAGATGTTGGAGGAAGTACTCTATGTGCTACTATTGCAGGAGAGATGGGCGATATTAAAACAGTTGGCGGAATGAAGGGAGCGACCGATACGTGCAAGAATAGTGAGCGTTCTCTCAGTACTTTGGTTAGTTGTACTACTAGCTCCAGTAGTGCCCCTAGCACTGCTAGTAATGATATCTCCAGTGTTGAGAAATTAGATATGGCAGAAATGATCGAGTCTCTCCCGGTGCAAGAGAAGAACATTCAACCGAGTGGTTGGTCGGAGACATTGTCCTCTGGATCTGGAGATAATTTGAGTAACGGGATGGGATATGGCACGCAACTGGCTACAGGAAATAACGAGGGTGCCACCTCAAAGTTAGTAAACAATAAAACGGATGGCGAGCCTTCCTCAATGGGGGTAAGGATTACAGATGGTGAAGCTGAGTTGTTGGGTCGTGAGTCAGTTGAACCAGCGAAGCTGGCAAAACCGACACACCTATGTTCGGACAAAACAAATACGGGAAACGTCAAATGTGGAGTTGCGATTGACAAAACCATATGCGAGGGTTTGCAGAGTGGGAGTGACCCGTGCATCGCGGCAGAATCTAGGAGCGCCGACTCACTTGAGTCCTTTTCGAACCTCAACTCCTGTCCCAGTTTCGATCTCAACAGTGAAGGGTTGGAGGACAGGGGGCTGGCAATAACACTACAGAGCGAGTATGGGGCTGATGGAACTAAGATCCCGTGCACTAAGGACCGGGGCGCTGGCCAGTCCATATACCACATCAAGTGGATCAAGTGGAAGGAGGAAAACACACCTATCATTACCCAGAATGAGAACGGTCCATGCCCATTGCTGGCAATTATGAATGTCCTATTGCTGGCATGGAAG GTGAAGATGCCACCAATGATGGAGATCATAACTGCTGAACAGTTGATGGAATATCTTG GAGACTACATCCTCGATGCCAAGCCAAAAGAGATTTCTGAAGCCCAGCGGCTAAACTATGAACAG AATATGAGTGATGCCATGGCGGTGCTGCACAAGCTGCAGACGGGGCTGGATGTCAACGTGAAGTTCACAGGGGTGCGGGTCTTTGAGTACACCCCAGAGTGCATTGTCTTTGACCTGCTGGACATCCCTCTCTACCACGGCTGGCTGGTGGACCTGCAG ATGGGCGACACAGTGAAGGCTGTGGGTAACTGCAGCTACAACCAGCTGGTGGAGAAGATAATCTCTTGCAAACAGTCGGACAGCAGCGAGCTGGCTGGGGAAG gCTTTGTAGCCGAGCAGTTTCTGCACAGCACGGCCACCCAGCTGACGTACCACGGCCTGTGTGAGCTCACGTCCACCGTGCAGGAAGGAGAGCTCTGTGTGTTCTTCAGGAACAACCACTTCAGCACCATGATCAAGTTCAAG GGCCAGCTGTACCTCCTGGTGACAGACCAGGGCTTCCTGACGGAGGAGAAGGTGGTGTGGGAGAGCCTGCACAATGTGGACGGGGATGGCAACTTCTGTGACTCTGAGTTCCGCCTGCGACCCCCGTCAGACCCAGAAACGGTGTACCGCGGACAGCAGGACCAGATAGACCAG GACTACCTGATGGCGTTGTCgctgcagcaggagcagcagagTCAGGACCTGCAGTGGGAGCAGCTCCCCGAGGGCATCAGTGACCTGGAGCTGGCCAAGAAgctgcaggaggaggaggaccgaCGAGCCTCCCAGTACTaccaggagcaggagcaggctgCCGCAGCACAAGCACAG CCAGCAGAGGGAAGTGACGAAGCAGACAGAGCAGAAGCAGCATCATcatcagcaacagcagcagctggAGCCATACCCAGTCCAGGGAAGCAGCCCTCTGCTGGGGAGCGCAAACCCAAAAAAGAGCCCAAGGATAAAGACAAATGTGTTCTATTGTAA
- the mindy2 gene encoding ubiquitin carboxyl-terminal hydrolase MINDY-2 isoform X1, producing MEKNANLHRDVGGSTLCATIAGEMGDIKTVGGMKGATDTCKNSERSLSTLVSCTTSSSSAPSTASNDISSVEKLDMAEMIESLPVQEKNIQPSGWSETLSSGSGDNLSNGMGYGTQLATGNNEGATSKLVNNKTDGEPSSMGVRITDGEAELLGRESVEPAKLAKPTHLCSDKTNTGNVKCGVAIDKTICEGLQSGSDPCIAAESRSADSLESFSNLNSCPSFDLNSEGLEDRGLAITLQSEYGADGTKIPCTKDRGAGQSIYHIKWIKWKEENTPIITQNENGPCPLLAIMNVLLLAWKVKMPPMMEIITAEQLMEYLGDYILDAKPKEISEAQRLNYEQNMSDAMAVLHKLQTGLDVNVKFTGVRVFEYTPECIVFDLLDIPLYHGWLVDLQMGDTVKAVGNCSYNQLVEKIISCKQSDSSELAGEGFVAEQFLHSTATQLTYHGLCELTSTVQEGELCVFFRNNHFSTMIKFKGQLYLLVTDQGFLTEEKVVWESLHNVDGDGNFCDSEFRLRPPSDPETVYRGQQDQIDQDYLMALSLQQEQQSQDLQWEQLPEGISDLELAKKLQEEEDRRASQYYQEQEQAAAAQAQQPAEGSDEADRAEAASSSATAAAGAIPSPGKQPSAGERKPKKEPKDKDKCVLL from the exons ATGGAGAAAAATGCAAACCTGCATCGAGATGTTGGAGGAAGTACTCTATGTGCTACTATTGCAGGAGAGATGGGCGATATTAAAACAGTTGGCGGAATGAAGGGAGCGACCGATACGTGCAAGAATAGTGAGCGTTCTCTCAGTACTTTGGTTAGTTGTACTACTAGCTCCAGTAGTGCCCCTAGCACTGCTAGTAATGATATCTCCAGTGTTGAGAAATTAGATATGGCAGAAATGATCGAGTCTCTCCCGGTGCAAGAGAAGAACATTCAACCGAGTGGTTGGTCGGAGACATTGTCCTCTGGATCTGGAGATAATTTGAGTAACGGGATGGGATATGGCACGCAACTGGCTACAGGAAATAACGAGGGTGCCACCTCAAAGTTAGTAAACAATAAAACGGATGGCGAGCCTTCCTCAATGGGGGTAAGGATTACAGATGGTGAAGCTGAGTTGTTGGGTCGTGAGTCAGTTGAACCAGCGAAGCTGGCAAAACCGACACACCTATGTTCGGACAAAACAAATACGGGAAACGTCAAATGTGGAGTTGCGATTGACAAAACCATATGCGAGGGTTTGCAGAGTGGGAGTGACCCGTGCATCGCGGCAGAATCTAGGAGCGCCGACTCACTTGAGTCCTTTTCGAACCTCAACTCCTGTCCCAGTTTCGATCTCAACAGTGAAGGGTTGGAGGACAGGGGGCTGGCAATAACACTACAGAGCGAGTATGGGGCTGATGGAACTAAGATCCCGTGCACTAAGGACCGGGGCGCTGGCCAGTCCATATACCACATCAAGTGGATCAAGTGGAAGGAGGAAAACACACCTATCATTACCCAGAATGAGAACGGTCCATGCCCATTGCTGGCAATTATGAATGTCCTATTGCTGGCATGGAAG GTGAAGATGCCACCAATGATGGAGATCATAACTGCTGAACAGTTGATGGAATATCTTG GAGACTACATCCTCGATGCCAAGCCAAAAGAGATTTCTGAAGCCCAGCGGCTAAACTATGAACAG AATATGAGTGATGCCATGGCGGTGCTGCACAAGCTGCAGACGGGGCTGGATGTCAACGTGAAGTTCACAGGGGTGCGGGTCTTTGAGTACACCCCAGAGTGCATTGTCTTTGACCTGCTGGACATCCCTCTCTACCACGGCTGGCTGGTGGACCTGCAG ATGGGCGACACAGTGAAGGCTGTGGGTAACTGCAGCTACAACCAGCTGGTGGAGAAGATAATCTCTTGCAAACAGTCGGACAGCAGCGAGCTGGCTGGGGAAG gCTTTGTAGCCGAGCAGTTTCTGCACAGCACGGCCACCCAGCTGACGTACCACGGCCTGTGTGAGCTCACGTCCACCGTGCAGGAAGGAGAGCTCTGTGTGTTCTTCAGGAACAACCACTTCAGCACCATGATCAAGTTCAAG GGCCAGCTGTACCTCCTGGTGACAGACCAGGGCTTCCTGACGGAGGAGAAGGTGGTGTGGGAGAGCCTGCACAATGTGGACGGGGATGGCAACTTCTGTGACTCTGAGTTCCGCCTGCGACCCCCGTCAGACCCAGAAACGGTGTACCGCGGACAGCAGGACCAGATAGACCAG GACTACCTGATGGCGTTGTCgctgcagcaggagcagcagagTCAGGACCTGCAGTGGGAGCAGCTCCCCGAGGGCATCAGTGACCTGGAGCTGGCCAAGAAgctgcaggaggaggaggaccgaCGAGCCTCCCAGTACTaccaggagcaggagcaggctgCCGCAGCACAAGCACAG CAGCCAGCAGAGGGAAGTGACGAAGCAGACAGAGCAGAAGCAGCATCATcatcagcaacagcagcagctggAGCCATACCCAGTCCAGGGAAGCAGCCCTCTGCTGGGGAGCGCAAACCCAAAAAAGAGCCCAAGGATAAAGACAAATGTGTTCTATTGTAA